Genomic DNA from Rhodospirillales bacterium:
CTCGGCATTCTCGGCGGCGGCGACCAGCTCGAGGTGATCCACGGCGACGCGTACTATCAGAGCTACATCTGCCGCATCCCGCGCTCGACCATCGAGCTCGGGGTCACCGGTCGCCTCGATTTCGTCGACGGGATGCTGTTTCCCAGCATTTGCGACGTGATCCGCAACCTGTCCGGCATGTGGAAGCTGATGTTCCCCGGCGTCTACGCCAAGTACTTCGACGTGCCGCAGAACTACCGGGACGACATCGGCGGCAGCTACTACGTAGGCGAGCTCAAGGACCTTCGCGACGACCTGGGCGAGCTCACCGGCCGCCCCATTACTGACGATGCACTTCGCGCCTCCATCGCCGCGTACAACGACAACCGCCGTCTGGTCCGCGACCTCTACGCGCTCCGCATCGAGCGGCCATGGCAGGTGCCGGCGCCGGAAGTCTACCTGGTGCTGCGGGCCGGCATGGTGCTGCCGGTCGACGAACACTCCCGCCTGATCCGCGACTACATGGAGTCGGTCGAGGGCGAGGACCGGCCGATGCGCGACAACTGCCGCATCGTGGTCACCGGCATGTTCTGCGAACAGCCGCCGCTCAACCTGATCAAGTCGCTGGAGCTCGCCGGCTGCTACGTCGTCGACGACGACTGGCTGCTGGTCACGCGCTGGCTGCTGGACGACGTGCCGATCGAAGGCGATCCGCTGGAAAACCTGGCGGCCGCCTTCCTGCATCACTCGGAGAACACCGCCGCCAAGTACGAACCGAACTCCGCCGAGAAGGGCAAGTACCTGGTCGAGATGGTGCGCCGCGCCAGCGCCGAGGGCGTCATCTTCGCCGCCCCCAGCTTTTGCGACCCGGCGCTGCTCGAGCGGCCGATGCTGCAGCACGTGCTGACCGAGGCCGGCGTCCCTTACATCGCCTTCAAGTACGCCGAAAACTCCGGGCAAATGCAGCCGATCCGCGAACAGGCCGGCACATTCGCCGATTCCATCAAGTTGTGGAGCGAAGCATGACCCAACCGCCGAAAGCCTCCGCCAAGCAGAAAGACGTCAGCAAGGACTCCTCCATGCTGAAGCAAAAAGAGATGATCGCCGGCCACTATCGGCGCCTCTCCACCGCCGGGGAGGACGGCCGCAAGGTCGCCGCGACCTTCGTTCCCGGCAACCTGAACGAACTCATCATGTGCTTCGATCTCCTCAACAACCTGCCGGAGGTCAACGCCATTCAGAGCGGCCTCCGCAAGGAGAGCGGCCGTTACGTCATGGAGGCGGAGAAGCTCGGGCATTCGGAGGACGTCTGCACCTACGTCAAGAACGACCTCGGCATGATCGCCCGCGGCAACGTCGGCCCCTACGGCCTGCAACTGCCGGACCCGGACGTGCTGCTGCTCTCCTACACCGGCTGCTTCACCTTCATGAAATGGTTCGAGCTGCTGCGCGAGCAGTACGACTGCGAGACCATCATGATGCACACGCCCTACACCGGGGACGGCAAGATCACCCAGAACATGCGCGACTACATGGTCAAGCAGCTGAAGGAAGAGGTGATCCCCAAGCTGGAGCGTGTGAGCGGCGTCAAGTTCGACATCGACCGGCTGCGCGAGTACCTGAAGGAGTCGGCCCGCGCCGAGGATGATCTCGTCTGGGTCCTGCAGAGCGCCAAGAACAAGCCGTCGCCGATCGACGCCTATTTTGGCGGCATCTACTACATCGGGCCGATCTTCGGCGCCTTCCGCGGCACGAAGGAGGCTACCGAGTACTATGGCGCTCTCCGGGCGGAGGTGCAGGACCGGCTCGATGCCCACCAGGGCCCGGTGAC
This window encodes:
- the bcrC gene encoding benzoyl-CoA reductase subunit C translates to MTRTTAEIVGHCQSLFEDLNFTAARAWKDAVPGRKVIGYMPIYVPRELIHAAGALPLGILGGGDQLEVIHGDAYYQSYICRIPRSTIELGVTGRLDFVDGMLFPSICDVIRNLSGMWKLMFPGVYAKYFDVPQNYRDDIGGSYYVGELKDLRDDLGELTGRPITDDALRASIAAYNDNRRLVRDLYALRIERPWQVPAPEVYLVLRAGMVLPVDEHSRLIRDYMESVEGEDRPMRDNCRIVVTGMFCEQPPLNLIKSLELAGCYVVDDDWLLVTRWLLDDVPIEGDPLENLAAAFLHHSENTAAKYEPNSAEKGKYLVEMVRRASAEGVIFAAPSFCDPALLERPMLQHVLTEAGVPYIAFKYAENSGQMQPIREQAGTFADSIKLWSEA
- the bcrB gene encoding benzoyl-CoA reductase subunit B; protein product: MTQPPKASAKQKDVSKDSSMLKQKEMIAGHYRRLSTAGEDGRKVAATFVPGNLNELIMCFDLLNNLPEVNAIQSGLRKESGRYVMEAEKLGHSEDVCTYVKNDLGMIARGNVGPYGLQLPDPDVLLLSYTGCFTFMKWFELLREQYDCETIMMHTPYTGDGKITQNMRDYMVKQLKEEVIPKLERVSGVKFDIDRLREYLKESARAEDDLVWVLQSAKNKPSPIDAYFGGIYYIGPIFGAFRGTKEATEYYGALRAEVQDRLDAHQGPVTPDGEMDGEKYRLVVEGPPNYTSFRDFWKMFYEEGAVVVASSYTKVGGVYDFGFRHDPDNPLETLADYCLGVYTNRSLPQRVEMLASYVNDYQADGLLVNSIKSCNSFSAGQLLIMREVEKRTGKPAAFIESDLVDPRYFSPANIKNRLESYFQMIEQKRAGKHVEAGHVEAGAAA